The Alkalihalobacillus sp. LMS6 genomic interval GAAGGCAAGTGGGTTAGTGATGAGGAAAAGCTGAGTCGGGAACAGTTAAGAATGTTCTATTATCATATGCTGAGAATTCGAACGTTCGATAAAAAGGCCGTGACGTTACAACGGCAAGGAAGGCTTGGGACGTACGCTCTTTTTGAAGGCCAAGAAGCAGCTCAAGTTGGAAGTGCACTCGCATTAGAAAGCAACGATTGGGTATTTCCGACGTATCGCGATCATGGCGCAACTTTAACGTTTGGTGCGGATATGGCAAAGACATTCCTTTATTGGAACGGAAGACTTGAAGGTTGTGTGCCACCTGAGGGAAAACGAATTTTTCCACCAGCTGTGCCAATTGCGACGCAAATTCCCCACGCTGTAGGTGTAGGAATGACCGAAAAACGAAAAGGAACTGGCGCCATTTCGATTGCTTATTTTGGAGACGGAGCGACATCGGAAGGAGATTTTCATGAAGGACTCAATTTTGGAAGCGTATTCAAAACACCGACGATCTTCTTTTGCCAAAATAATGGATTTGCCATCTCCGTCCCGTTTGAAAAGCAAATGAACTCAGAAACCATTGCCCAGAAATCTGTTGCCTATGGGATTCCGGGAATCCGTATTGATGGAAACGACTGCGTGGCTGTCTATCAAACGGTCAAAAAAGCAGCAGAACGAGCGAGAGCTGGTGAGGGGCCAACATTAATTGAGGCGATGACGTGGCGCTATGGTGCACATACCACAGCAGACGACCCGACAAAATACCGCGATCAAACGATAAGTGACGAGCGGAGAAAAACAACCGACCCTGTCACAAGACTAGCGCTTTATATGAAGAATGAAGGTCTGTGGGATGATGATTGGGCACAATCGCTAGAAGAAGAGATTACGGCAGAGGTAAATGAAGCAGTCGAAAAAATGGAAGCGTTCTCAAAACCTGATGTGAACGACTTGTTTGATCATGTATTCGCAACGCCTGTTTGGCCAATTGAGGAGCAAAAAACAAAGTACTTAAACCATTTAAAAGGAGTGAACGCATAATGGAAGCAACAAAAGATGTGAAGACCAAATCCATGACAATGGTTCAAGCTGTGAATGATGCGTTACGTGTTGCGCTTGAACAAGATGACAACGTCCTTTTACTAGGTGAAGATATTGGTCGTAATGGAGGGGTGTTTCGCGCAACGGATGGTCTGCAAAAGCAGTTTGGGGAAGATCGTGTCATTGATACGCCGTTAAGTGAATCGGGTGTCGTTGGTACGGCAGTTGGTTTAGCTATTTCTGGATCTAAGCCGATTGTAGAAATGCAGTTTATGGGCTTTGTGTACCCAGCCTACGAGCAAATTATGACGCATGTGTCACGTATTCGAATGCGCTCAATGGGGAACTATTCTGTGCCGATGGTCATCCGAGCACCGTATGGAGCGGGCATTCGGGCACCAGAGATTCATTCGGATTCCGTCGAAACCTTGTTTACCCACATGCCTGGTATAAAAGTCGTTTGCCCATCCACACCGAGGGAAGCAAAAGGGCTGTTGCTTGCGTCCTTAGCTGATCCTGATCCAGTTCTTTTCATGGAAGCCCTTCGTCTTTACCGCGGAGAGCGTGAAGAAGTGGAAGTGGATGGCTACGAAATTGAAATTGGAAAAGCAAACAAAGTCGCTGATGGCAATGATGTCACGTTGCTTGCCTGGGGAGCGATGGTGCCTGTTACGAAGAAAGCGGCAGCAGAAGTAGAGGCAGAGGGCATTACATGTGATGTGATTGATTTACGTACGCTATTTCCATTAGATAAAGACATGATTGCGGAATCTGTACAAAAGACAGGGCGCGCTGTTATTGTTCACGAAGCACATGCAACAGGCGGTCTAGGGAATGACCTTGTTAGTTTAATAAACGATACGTCGTTTTTGTCCATGCGTTCACCAATTGAACGGGTAACAGGATTTGATGTCCCTGTACCGCTTGGTTCGTTAGAAGACCATTATATCCCGAGTGTTTCAAGAGTGGTGGAAGCAATTCGGAAAACGGTTCAATTCTAGAAGGGAGCTTACGTGTATGGTTGAAGTAAAACTTCATGATATCGGTGAAGGAATGACAGAAGGAGAGGTTCTCCATTTTTTTGTAAACGTCGGTGACGAAGTGAAGATGGATCAACCACTGCTTGAAGTACAGACAGATAAAGT includes:
- a CDS encoding alpha-ketoacid dehydrogenase subunit beta, producing MEATKDVKTKSMTMVQAVNDALRVALEQDDNVLLLGEDIGRNGGVFRATDGLQKQFGEDRVIDTPLSESGVVGTAVGLAISGSKPIVEMQFMGFVYPAYEQIMTHVSRIRMRSMGNYSVPMVIRAPYGAGIRAPEIHSDSVETLFTHMPGIKVVCPSTPREAKGLLLASLADPDPVLFMEALRLYRGEREEVEVDGYEIEIGKANKVADGNDVTLLAWGAMVPVTKKAAAEVEAEGITCDVIDLRTLFPLDKDMIAESVQKTGRAVIVHEAHATGGLGNDLVSLINDTSFLSMRSPIERVTGFDVPVPLGSLEDHYIPSVSRVVEAIRKTVQF
- the pdhA gene encoding pyruvate dehydrogenase (acetyl-transferring) E1 component subunit alpha, coding for MNEFPMVQYIDQEGKWVSDEEKLSREQLRMFYYHMLRIRTFDKKAVTLQRQGRLGTYALFEGQEAAQVGSALALESNDWVFPTYRDHGATLTFGADMAKTFLYWNGRLEGCVPPEGKRIFPPAVPIATQIPHAVGVGMTEKRKGTGAISIAYFGDGATSEGDFHEGLNFGSVFKTPTIFFCQNNGFAISVPFEKQMNSETIAQKSVAYGIPGIRIDGNDCVAVYQTVKKAAERARAGEGPTLIEAMTWRYGAHTTADDPTKYRDQTISDERRKTTDPVTRLALYMKNEGLWDDDWAQSLEEEITAEVNEAVEKMEAFSKPDVNDLFDHVFATPVWPIEEQKTKYLNHLKGVNA